A single genomic interval of Hevea brasiliensis isolate MT/VB/25A 57/8 chromosome 4, ASM3005281v1, whole genome shotgun sequence harbors:
- the LOC110650365 gene encoding protein VTE6, chloroplastic, translated as MALSALLYINTTSFAHLHFLKSSIPLVKTLPTPTPTPRPRFPNMLPSPRRPQAFSMQGALSEAMNLIQSSPSTWRSSLLSNLLIFIVGSPILVSGLSLSGICTAFLLGTLTWRAFGPSGFLLVASYFVIGTAATKVKMAQKEAQGVAEKRKGRRGPGSVIGSSAAGCVFAFLSINGVGGEAFSRLWELGFVASFCTKLSDTVSSEIGKAYGKTTYLVTTFKVVPRGTEGAVSVEGTFAGLLASILLAVVGCSMGEIRTSEAVICVIASQIANFGESIIGASLQEKEGFRWLNNDAVNVLNISMGSILAVLMQQVVLRNLHL; from the exons ATGGCCTTGTCTGCTCTTCTTTACATCAATACCACTTCCTTCGCTCATCTTCACTTCCTCAAATCCTCAATCCCTCTCGTCAAAACCCTACCTACTCCTACCCCTACCCCTCGTCCTAGATTTCCCAATATGTTGCCTTCACCCCGCAGACCCCAAGCATTCTCAATGCAGGGAGCTCTATCGGAGGCCATGAACTTGATCCAGTCTTCGCCCTCCACTTGGCGATCTTCTCTTCTCAGCAACTTGTTGATATTCATTGTTGGGTCTCCTATTCTGGTATCTGGGCTTTCTCTATCTGGTATTTGCACTGCGTTTCTTTTGGGTACCCTCACTTGGCGCGCTTTTGGGCCCTCTGGGTTCCTTCTCGTTGCTTCTTACTTTGTTATA GGCACCGCAGCTACGAAGGTTAAAATGGCTCAAAAGGAAGCACAGGGAGTGGCTGAGAAGCGGAAGGGAAGAAGGGGGCCTGGCAGTGTGATTGGTTCCAGTGCTGCTGGCTGTGTGTTCGCTTTTTTGTCAATAAATGGAGTAGGGGGAGAGGCATTTTCTCGGCTTTGGGAACTTGGGTTTGTTGCCAGTTTCTGTACTAAGTTGAGTGATACCGTCTCGAGTGAGATAGGGAAGGCATATGGAAAAACTAC GTACCTTGTTAcaacatttaaggtagttccaaggGGAACAGAGGGGGCTGTAAGTGTTGAGGGAACATTTGCTGGATTGTTGGCATCAATTCTTCTTGCCGTTGTTGGTTGTTCCATGGGTGAA ATACGTACTTCCGAAGCAGTTATATGTGTGATAGCTTCCCAGATCGCTAATTTTGGTGAGAGCATAATAGGTGCTTCCCTCCAAGAGAAAGAAGGATTTCGATGG CTTAACAATGATGCTGTTAATGTCCTTAACATATCTATGGGCAGCATTTTAGCAGTCCTGATGCAGCAAGTTGTACTCCGGAACTTGCACTTGTAA